A section of the [Limnothrix rosea] IAM M-220 genome encodes:
- a CDS encoding TIGR00297 family protein: MMLFENPWLVAIALNTVLVAIALIIPKKLLTPMGYLNAWLLGVLVWGCLHWQGYIVVMFYFLVGVGVTKIGKDIKEAAGIAEGRGGLRGPENVWGSALIGTLCALGTLLVPDFWQGLLVLGYVASFSTKLSDTAASEVGKAYGKRTFLITTFRPVPRGTEGAVSLEGTLAGMIASVAIAMVGYAIGMINIWGILWCAIAAFVATNLESVIGATIQEKFDLLTNEVVNIINTLIGAVVAILLAWLYWLAIS; encoded by the coding sequence ATGATGCTCTTCGAAAATCCTTGGCTAGTGGCGATCGCCCTCAATACAGTCTTGGTGGCGATCGCCCTCATAATCCCGAAAAAGCTCCTGACCCCAATGGGCTACCTCAATGCTTGGCTGTTAGGTGTGCTGGTGTGGGGCTGTCTCCATTGGCAAGGGTATATTGTGGTGATGTTTTACTTTTTGGTGGGCGTTGGCGTCACAAAAATTGGCAAAGACATCAAAGAAGCCGCAGGTATTGCCGAAGGCCGCGGTGGTTTACGGGGGCCTGAAAATGTATGGGGCTCAGCGCTCATTGGCACTCTCTGTGCCTTAGGAACTTTACTTGTACCGGACTTTTGGCAGGGATTATTGGTCTTGGGTTACGTTGCCAGTTTTAGTACCAAATTATCGGATACAGCTGCTAGCGAAGTGGGCAAAGCCTACGGTAAACGCACCTTTTTGATTACAACCTTTCGACCTGTGCCTAGGGGCACGGAGGGGGCAGTCAGTTTAGAAGGGACATTAGCGGGAATGATTGCTTCTGTGGCGATCGCCATGGTCGGGTACGCCATTGGCATGATTAATATTTGGGGGATTTTGTGGTGTGCGATCGCCGCCTTTGTCGCAACCAACCTAGAAAGCGTCATTGGCGCAACCATCCAAGAAAAATTTGACCTCCTCACCAATGAAGTCGTCAACATCATTAATACCCTCATTGGGGCAGTCGTCGCGATTTTATTAGCTTGGCTATACTGGTTAGCAATTTCTTAA
- a CDS encoding VOC family protein — protein sequence MHHISIRTADIHRAIAFYGLLGFTTEVQFTTGFTLACWLRGELGRIELIQIPQPKPAPDAFGDEHYVGYYHVSFDLTALTPSLPSWLARLQAKASEPLKILLNPQQQMIGDRIYEVMFLADPDGLPLEFLRWQGERT from the coding sequence ATGCACCACATTTCTATTCGTACTGCTGATATTCACCGGGCGATCGCCTTTTATGGTTTACTCGGTTTCACGACGGAGGTGCAATTTACAACGGGCTTTACCCTTGCCTGTTGGCTCCGGGGAGAGCTTGGGCGGATCGAGCTGATCCAAATTCCCCAGCCCAAACCTGCGCCCGATGCCTTTGGTGATGAGCATTATGTGGGTTATTACCATGTCTCGTTTGATCTGACAGCACTAACGCCGAGTTTGCCCAGCTGGCTGGCAAGGCTCCAAGCAAAAGCGTCTGAGCCGCTCAAAATATTGCTCAATCCCCAACAGCAAATGATCGGCGATCGCATTTATGAAGTGATGTTCCTAGCCGATCCGGATGGTTTGCCTTTAGAATTTCTTCGATGGCAAGGGGAGCGCACTTAG
- a CDS encoding ATP-binding protein, which translates to MIAISMPPPKSHWSTLSFASTLYLYPVLDILLERIPDEWQYDLRLGLQEALVNAAKHGNALDPTKKVVVHFFMNTEQCSWIITDEGTGFNKSEHCCDLDDHLLPPEEAECGRGVCLLSHIFDQVHWNHRGNQLRLSKYFRQTPIIAGSIEEFA; encoded by the coding sequence GTGATTGCGATTTCCATGCCCCCCCCAAAGTCTCATTGGAGTACTTTAAGTTTTGCCTCAACGCTTTACCTCTATCCAGTTTTAGATATTCTCCTAGAGCGTATTCCCGATGAATGGCAGTACGATTTACGCCTAGGGTTACAGGAAGCCCTTGTTAATGCCGCAAAGCATGGCAATGCCCTTGATCCAACGAAAAAAGTCGTGGTTCACTTCTTCATGAATACCGAACAGTGTTCTTGGATTATTACGGATGAGGGGACAGGCTTCAATAAAAGTGAGCATTGTTGCGATTTAGATGATCACCTATTGCCACCGGAAGAAGCGGAATGTGGCCGGGGGGTGTGTCTTTTGTCCCACATTTTTGATCAAGTCCATTGGAATCATCGGGGCAATCAATTACGGCTCAGCAAGTATTTTCGTCAAACGCCGATTATTGCGGGTTCCATAGAAGAGTTTGCATAG
- a CDS encoding ferredoxin--nitrite reductase, producing the protein MTDTPKKVKLTKIDQAKIAKPGLAIKDEIEQFAQAGWEALDKDDLIIRLKFLGLFHRPVTPGKFMLRMRTPNGILTSEKMHVLAEVVKRYGEDGSADITTRQNLQLRGIRLEDVPDMFQKFKEVGLTSVQSGHDNIRNITGSPVAGIDPEEYFDTRELAEKLQDMITNGGEGSFEFSDLPRKFNICVEGAPDNSSHVEINDIAYVPAFKDGEFGFNILVGGYFSAQRIAEGIPINVWVPPTEEAVLAVSRGIITLYTRYGAEEGLRGNRAKARVLWLVEAWGVEKFRAKLEEETAMTFAAAAPEDAFTMEKRDHLGVHPQKQEGYSYVGLHVPAGRLTAEDMFEVARLAETYGVGEIRATVEENFIIPYVKNENVDTLLKEPLLEKFSINPSPLVRSFVSCTGNRYCNFALIETKGQGLALAKELDAELDIPQRVRMHWTGCPNSCGQAQVGDLGMLGAKAKVDGKIVEAVNLYTGGTVGKDASLGSVVEKKVPCGETLKERVKGILIEQFGATPKA; encoded by the coding sequence ATGACTGACACACCCAAAAAAGTCAAACTAACAAAAATTGATCAAGCCAAAATAGCAAAACCCGGCTTAGCGATCAAAGATGAAATTGAACAGTTTGCTCAGGCTGGTTGGGAAGCATTGGATAAAGATGACCTTATTATTCGTCTCAAATTTTTAGGTCTATTCCACCGTCCTGTAACGCCCGGCAAATTCATGTTGCGGATGCGCACACCCAATGGCATCCTAACCAGCGAAAAAATGCATGTCCTCGCCGAAGTCGTCAAGCGCTATGGCGAAGACGGTAGCGCCGACATCACGACCCGCCAAAACCTACAACTACGCGGTATTCGCCTTGAAGATGTGCCCGACATGTTCCAAAAATTTAAAGAAGTAGGTTTAACGAGCGTCCAATCCGGCCATGACAACATTCGTAATATCACAGGTTCCCCCGTGGCCGGCATCGATCCAGAAGAATACTTTGATACCCGCGAACTCGCTGAAAAGCTCCAAGACATGATCACTAACGGTGGCGAAGGCAGCTTTGAGTTTAGCGACTTGCCCCGTAAATTTAATATCTGTGTCGAAGGCGCACCGGATAATTCGTCCCACGTCGAAATCAATGATATTGCCTACGTTCCAGCATTCAAAGATGGTGAATTTGGGTTCAATATTCTCGTTGGAGGTTACTTCTCTGCCCAGAGAATTGCCGAGGGAATTCCCATCAATGTATGGGTTCCGCCGACAGAAGAAGCGGTACTCGCAGTTAGTCGTGGCATTATTACACTATATACTCGCTATGGTGCAGAGGAAGGATTGCGAGGTAATAGAGCCAAAGCCCGTGTTTTGTGGCTCGTAGAGGCTTGGGGCGTTGAAAAATTCCGTGCCAAGCTTGAAGAAGAAACGGCCATGACCTTTGCTGCGGCTGCACCAGAAGATGCGTTCACCATGGAAAAACGTGACCATCTTGGCGTGCATCCCCAAAAGCAAGAGGGCTACAGCTATGTTGGTTTGCATGTTCCTGCAGGTCGTCTCACGGCGGAGGATATGTTTGAGGTGGCTCGTCTCGCTGAAACCTATGGTGTTGGTGAAATTCGCGCTACTGTCGAGGAGAATTTTATTATTCCCTATGTCAAAAATGAAAATGTTGACACGCTTCTCAAGGAACCTTTGTTAGAGAAGTTTTCGATTAATCCCTCCCCTTTGGTTCGCTCTTTTGTGTCTTGTACTGGCAATCGCTACTGCAATTTTGCCCTCATTGAAACGAAGGGACAGGGTTTAGCTTTAGCGAAGGAGCTGGATGCTGAGCTGGATATTCCCCAGCGGGTACGGATGCACTGGACTGGTTGCCCCAACTCCTGTGGTCAGGCTCAGGTTGGTGACTTGGGGATGCTTGGTGCGAAGGCGAAAGTCGATGGCAAAATTGTTGAGGCGGTTAATCTCTACACTGGTGGCACAGTTGGTAAGGATGCCAGCCTCGGTTCTGTTGTGGAGAAGAAGGTTCCCTGTGGTGAAACGCTCAAGGAAAGGGTTAAGGGGATTTTAATTGAGCAGTTTGGGGCAACGCCTAAGGCTTAG
- a CDS encoding translation initiation factor: MARKKIVYQEFGSAPEIEAPEVVDLPPNQQNVRIQATRSGRKGKTVTVITGFQHAPATLAKLTKQLKNKCGAGGTLKDGVVEIQGDRRQQLLEILTQQGYKAKISGG; encoded by the coding sequence ATGGCTCGCAAGAAAATTGTCTATCAAGAATTTGGTTCCGCACCAGAAATAGAAGCACCAGAAGTTGTGGATTTACCGCCAAATCAACAAAATGTCCGTATCCAAGCAACACGCTCTGGTCGCAAGGGTAAAACGGTGACGGTGATCACTGGCTTTCAACATGCCCCTGCCACGTTAGCGAAACTCACGAAACAGCTAAAAAATAAGTGTGGTGCTGGTGGCACCCTCAAGGATGGTGTGGTCGAAATTCAGGGCGATCGCCGACAACAACTCTTAGAGATACTCACCCAACAGGGCTATAAAGCAAAAATTAGCGGCGGTTAG
- a CDS encoding pentapeptide repeat-containing protein encodes MAQLTAAEVLSKLQADESLANSELSGLDLSGKTLDCGNFSRAYLRRTNLTSASCIGVNFSKATLILAQLKSCNLTKANLHHSTFTQADLTAANLQQVKAAHVNLQGTNLSQCLGRGGNFEEANFNEAQVLRAHLERANFVKIQAKQADFTNANLNQSDLSRSHCQGANFTEATLISADLEQGDFTAANFTKANLSQINAINTVFHEGTFTETCFDNAQLELANFSQSTISGATFRNASLFSASLEYAQLINVDFRGADLRSAVFFKSNLGGSCFDHCRLEGAIFGAVTGLTDAQQAFLKDNGALNVT; translated from the coding sequence ATGGCTCAACTGACCGCTGCAGAAGTTCTCTCCAAGCTCCAAGCCGACGAATCCCTTGCCAATAGCGAACTTAGTGGTCTCGACCTCAGCGGTAAAACCCTTGATTGTGGCAACTTTTCCAGAGCCTATCTACGCCGTACAAATCTCACATCAGCGTCCTGCATTGGCGTAAACTTTTCTAAAGCAACGCTCATTTTGGCACAACTCAAGTCCTGCAACCTGACCAAAGCGAATCTTCACCACAGCACCTTTACCCAAGCCGATCTGACCGCAGCCAATCTACAACAAGTTAAGGCAGCCCACGTTAATCTACAGGGCACAAACTTGTCCCAATGCTTAGGTCGGGGCGGTAATTTTGAAGAAGCAAACTTTAATGAAGCACAAGTCCTCAGGGCCCACCTTGAACGGGCAAATTTTGTCAAGATTCAAGCCAAACAAGCCGATTTTACAAATGCAAATTTAAACCAAAGCGACCTTAGCCGTAGTCATTGCCAAGGCGCTAATTTTACCGAGGCGACCCTGATATCAGCCGACTTAGAACAGGGGGATTTCACCGCGGCGAATTTTACTAAAGCGAATCTCTCTCAGATTAATGCCATTAATACAGTCTTCCATGAAGGCACTTTTACGGAGACTTGTTTTGATAATGCCCAGCTGGAGTTGGCAAATTTTTCGCAGTCGACGATTTCTGGTGCGACTTTCCGTAATGCATCGCTGTTTAGTGCATCCCTTGAATATGCCCAGTTGATCAATGTTGATTTTAGGGGCGCGGATTTACGGAGCGCGGTCTTTTTTAAATCAAACCTTGGAGGCTCTTGTTTTGACCATTGTCGTTTAGAGGGAGCGATATTTGGGGCTGTGACGGGTTTAACTGATGCCCAGCAAGCATTTCTGAAGGACAATGGCGCACTTAATGTGACTTAA
- a CDS encoding thioredoxin domain-containing protein, producing MPKNRVSRNIGAIAVALVIFFLGGTFVLTRPVQGAQTSTVADLMTLPAIAAQSVPYGEAIANGKPAFIEFYADWCMTCQAMAPTLAKAHERFGAAINFVMLNIDDPQWQSTVATYKVTGVPHFVLLEEEQVAVDTFIGKVPFQILSERLSSLVG from the coding sequence TTGCCAAAAAACAGAGTGAGTCGGAATATTGGGGCGATCGCCGTTGCTTTAGTTATTTTCTTTCTGGGGGGAACCTTTGTGTTGACTCGTCCAGTCCAGGGAGCACAAACCTCTACGGTCGCTGACCTAATGACTTTACCGGCCATAGCTGCCCAATCTGTTCCCTATGGTGAGGCGATCGCCAATGGTAAGCCAGCGTTTATTGAGTTCTACGCTGATTGGTGCATGACCTGTCAGGCCATGGCTCCGACGTTAGCAAAAGCACATGAGCGTTTTGGCGCGGCCATCAATTTTGTCATGTTAAACATTGATGATCCCCAGTGGCAGTCAACGGTTGCAACCTATAAAGTAACGGGTGTACCCCATTTCGTATTACTGGAGGAGGAGCAGGTGGCGGTTGACACATTCATTGGTAAAGTCCCCTTTCAGATACTCTCCGAACGCCTGAGTAGCCTTGTGGGCTAA
- the rlmD gene encoding 23S rRNA (uracil(1939)-C(5))-methyltransferase RlmD, protein MQQGDLIELTIHDLNSQGSGVGRYGNQVVFVPDTVPGDRLEVRITRLKRQYGLGKIQRMLEPSGDRRRPPCIVADKCGGCQWLQVEESLQLEIKTKEVTQALQRIGGFEDLKVEPILHGSSGLGYRNKSTYPVGRSSTGQLQAGYYRKGSHQLVNLNQCPIQDQRLNPLLSDIKQDIAANGWSIYNEAKHQGKLRHLAFRIGHHTGEILLTLITTAPDFPNLEEQAASWLAEYPALVGVCLNINDRKGNMIWGRDTRAIAGRDYVNETFVGLNLKLRPETFFQINTAVAEHLLEKILGQLELQGNETIIDAYCGVGTFTLPLAQQAKQVIGIEVLPSSVQQAQASAADNHIENVKFLVGTVEDVLPNLEDTADIVLVDPPRKGCDRRVLDTLRQSRPRQILYISCNPATLARDLKILCEAEAYTVEWVQPADFFPQTPHVECAVLLKMV, encoded by the coding sequence ATGCAACAGGGTGATCTGATTGAATTGACAATTCATGATCTCAATAGTCAGGGGTCTGGGGTTGGTCGATATGGGAATCAAGTTGTGTTTGTGCCGGATACTGTACCGGGCGATCGCCTTGAGGTTCGTATTACGCGTCTAAAGCGCCAATATGGCCTAGGAAAAATTCAACGTATGCTTGAGCCTTCTGGCGATCGCCGTCGCCCTCCCTGTATTGTTGCGGATAAATGTGGTGGTTGTCAGTGGTTACAGGTTGAGGAGTCTTTACAGCTCGAGATCAAAACAAAAGAAGTAACCCAAGCATTACAGCGTATTGGTGGCTTTGAAGATCTTAAGGTTGAGCCAATTTTGCATGGTTCATCGGGTTTAGGCTATCGGAATAAATCAACCTATCCAGTGGGACGTTCAAGTACAGGACAATTGCAGGCGGGCTATTACCGTAAGGGCAGTCATCAGCTAGTAAATCTCAATCAATGTCCGATTCAAGACCAGCGACTCAATCCTTTATTAAGTGATATCAAGCAGGACATCGCGGCGAATGGTTGGTCTATTTATAACGAAGCAAAACACCAAGGCAAATTACGACATTTGGCTTTTCGCATTGGTCACCACACAGGCGAAATCCTTTTAACTTTAATTACGACAGCGCCCGATTTTCCGAATTTAGAAGAGCAAGCGGCTAGTTGGCTGGCTGAATATCCTGCACTGGTCGGTGTTTGCCTCAATATCAATGACCGCAAAGGCAATATGATTTGGGGACGTGACACAAGGGCGATCGCCGGACGCGACTATGTAAACGAAACCTTTGTCGGACTAAACCTGAAACTTCGCCCTGAAACCTTTTTTCAAATTAATACCGCCGTTGCTGAGCACCTCCTAGAAAAAATCCTTGGACAGCTCGAACTTCAGGGCAATGAAACGATCATCGATGCCTACTGTGGTGTCGGGACATTTACACTACCCCTAGCTCAGCAGGCAAAACAAGTTATCGGCATTGAAGTTTTGCCCAGCTCTGTACAGCAAGCCCAAGCCAGTGCAGCGGATAATCACATTGAAAATGTCAAATTTCTGGTCGGGACAGTTGAGGATGTATTGCCCAACCTCGAAGACACCGCCGATATTGTACTAGTTGACCCACCGCGTAAAGGCTGCGATCGCCGCGTTCTCGACACATTACGGCAATCCCGACCTAGACAAATCCTTTACATTAGTTGCAACCCAGCAACCCTAGCGAGGGACTTAAAAATCCTATGCGAAGCTGAAGCCTATACAGTGGAATGGGTACAGCCCGCTGACTTTTTTCCACAAACGCCCCATGTAGAATGCGCCGTTCTTTTAAAAATGGTGTAA
- a CDS encoding ChaN family lipoprotein, whose amino-acid sequence MKIRPQIGFIALSGLLAIAPAGCALQGTDSQEIPDLPPMPEQSIEPLATADVVFLGELHDSERDHAAQLQIIQELYARNPDLVIGMEMFQRPYQAVLDSYIAGEITEAEFVEQSEYEKLWGFPWELYAPIMRFARENKIPVLALNAPGETVSRVARGGVEALTAEDMVHIPPVSELDLSNNNYRNFVQGAFGAHSAHGNFNFDNFFTAQVIWDETMAATIADFRILNPERQVVVLAGQGHVIYGYGIPDRVERRLGPDLETQIVLLNPVPEFTVYGSAIADMFWWSQKSEEALKKETN is encoded by the coding sequence ATGAAGATTAGGCCGCAAATTGGTTTCATTGCCCTCAGTGGTTTGTTGGCGATCGCCCCAGCCGGATGTGCATTACAAGGTACAGATTCTCAGGAAATACCAGATTTGCCGCCGATGCCGGAGCAATCCATCGAACCTTTGGCCACAGCGGATGTAGTCTTCCTTGGGGAATTGCATGATAGCGAGCGCGACCATGCTGCTCAGTTACAGATTATTCAAGAGCTATACGCGAGAAACCCTGATTTGGTGATCGGGATGGAAATGTTCCAGCGTCCATACCAAGCCGTTTTAGATAGTTATATTGCGGGCGAGATTACGGAGGCTGAATTCGTTGAACAAAGTGAATATGAAAAACTATGGGGTTTCCCTTGGGAGCTCTACGCGCCGATTATGCGATTTGCCCGGGAAAATAAGATCCCCGTTTTAGCGCTCAATGCCCCCGGCGAGACAGTGAGTCGCGTTGCCCGTGGCGGGGTAGAAGCCCTCACAGCAGAGGATATGGTGCATATTCCGCCTGTTAGTGAACTGGATTTGAGCAATAATAATTATCGTAATTTTGTGCAGGGAGCATTCGGTGCCCACAGCGCCCATGGCAATTTTAATTTTGATAATTTTTTTACGGCACAGGTGATTTGGGATGAAACCATGGCGGCAACGATCGCCGATTTCCGCATCCTCAATCCTGAGAGACAAGTGGTTGTTTTAGCGGGACAAGGACATGTGATCTACGGTTATGGTATTCCCGATCGCGTTGAGCGTCGTTTGGGGCCGGATTTAGAAACTCAAATCGTACTCCTTAACCCTGTGCCAGAATTTACTGTCTATGGTTCGGCGATCGCCGATATGTTTTGGTGGAGCCAGAAGTCCGAAGAGGCGCTGAAAAAAGAAACAAATTAA